The Spirosoma radiotolerans genome has a window encoding:
- a CDS encoding enoyl-CoA hydratase/isomerase family protein, with translation MYDNLLYNITDTVCRITLNRPQVYNALSPGLIRDITAAIEAAGADEQVRVIVLTGAGDKAFSSGADLKEGVTNAASSGGQLALGDALRTTYNPMIQAIRNVAKPVIGRINGVAAGAGCSLALACDVVLCADEAYFSQIFVNIGLMPDAGSTFFLPRLIGPQRAFELCSTGRRVYGPEAAQIGLVSRSVAATELDSAVDTVVAYYASAPTLAIGLMKKVLDQSVYSDLAHQLEQEADNQDTLGRSADAAEGIGSFLMKRKPNFSGK, from the coding sequence ATGTACGATAATCTTCTCTATAACATTACCGATACGGTTTGCCGGATCACCCTCAACCGCCCTCAGGTATACAATGCCCTTAGCCCCGGCCTGATTCGCGACATTACGGCCGCCATTGAAGCCGCCGGTGCCGATGAGCAGGTCCGGGTCATTGTTCTCACCGGCGCGGGCGACAAAGCCTTTTCCTCGGGTGCTGACCTGAAAGAAGGCGTCACGAATGCGGCTTCCTCGGGCGGGCAGCTTGCGCTGGGCGATGCCCTCCGGACAACCTACAACCCCATGATTCAGGCGATTCGCAACGTAGCCAAACCGGTTATCGGCCGCATTAATGGCGTAGCTGCCGGGGCGGGTTGTTCCCTGGCACTGGCCTGCGACGTAGTTCTCTGCGCCGACGAAGCGTATTTCAGCCAGATATTTGTCAACATTGGCCTGATGCCCGATGCGGGATCAACCTTTTTTCTGCCCCGGCTCATTGGTCCACAACGCGCGTTTGAGCTATGCAGCACCGGCCGACGCGTATATGGCCCTGAAGCGGCTCAGATTGGACTGGTAAGCCGCTCGGTGGCTGCAACGGAATTGGATTCAGCTGTCGATACCGTAGTGGCATATTATGCCTCCGCCCCTACCCTTGCCATCGGTCTAATGAAAAAAGTATTGGATCAATCCGTATACTCCGACCTGGCCCACCAGCTCGAACAAGAAGCTGACAATCAGGACACATTAGGCCGTTCGGCCGATGCTGCGGAAGGCATTGGGTCCTTCCTGATGAAGCGCAAACCAAATTTTTCCGGAAAATAG